A single region of the Pectinophora gossypiella chromosome 2, ilPecGoss1.1, whole genome shotgun sequence genome encodes:
- the LOC126376034 gene encoding protein argonaute-2 isoform X2 — translation MYPVGQPPAGETSSGAVGVSGAVSAAAGTTGAAPGAASTAPTTASPAGGATATGAMSIVSPAAAPPPDLPVLTCPRRPNLGHEGRPIMLRANHFQISMPRGFVHHYDVNIQPDKCPRKVNREIVETMVHCYNKIFGALKPVFDGRNNLYTRDPLPIGNDRVELEVILPGEGKDRVFRVTIKWVAQVSLFALEEALEGRTRQIPYDAILALDVVMRHLPSMMYTPVGRSFFSSPEGYYHPLGGGREVWFGFHQSVRPSQWKMMLNIDVSATAFYKAQPVIEFMCEVLDIRDINDQRKPLTDSQRVKFTKEIKGLKIEITHCGTMKRKYRVCNVTRRPAQMQSFPLQLENGQTVECTVAKYFLDKYKMKLRYPHLPCLQVGQEHKHTYLPLEVCNIVPGQRCIKKLTDMQTSTMIKATARSAPDREREINNLVRRANFNTDLYVKEFGLTISNNMMEVRGRVLPPPKLQYGGRVSSLGGQQALPNQGVWDMRGKQFFMGVEIRVWAIACFAPQRTVREDALKNFTQQLQKISNDAGMPIIGQPCFCKYATGPDQVEPMFKYLKSTFVQLQLVVVVLPGKTPVYAEVKRVGDTVLGMATQCVQAKNVNKTSPQTLSNLCLKINVKLGGINSILVPSLRPKVFNEPVIFLGVDVTHPPAGDNKKPSIAAVVGSMDAHPSRYAATVRVQQHRIDDVCRQEIVHEMSSMVQELLIMFYKSTGGFKPHRIIMYRDGISEGQFIHVLQHELTAVREACIKLEAEYKPGITFIVVQKRHHTRLFCADKKEQSGKSGNIPAGTTVDLGITHPTEFDFYLCSHQGIQGTSRPSHYHVLWDDNHFGSDELQCLTYQLCHTYVRCTRSVSIPAPAYYAHLVAFRARYHLVEKEHDSGEGSHQSGCSEDRTPGAMARAITVHAVTKKVMYFA, via the exons ATGTACCCCGTTGGGCAAC CTCCAGCGGGGGAGACAAGCAGTGGAGCGGTGGGTGTGTCGGGCGCCGTGAGTGCGGCGGCGGGCACTACGGGAGCTGCGCCAGGGGCGGCGAGCACGGCTCCGACCACGGCGTCTCCGGCCGGCGGTGCGACGGCCACAGGCGCTATGTCCATCGTGTCACCAGCCGCTGCTCCACCGCCGGATCTTCCGGTGCTCACGTGTCCACGCCGCCCAAATCTTGGCCATGAAGGCAGACCGATTATGCTTAGAGCGAATCATTTCCAAATATCAATGCCAAGAGGTTTTGTACatcattacgatgtcaatatACAACCAGATAAATGTCCTAGAAAG GTGAATAGAGAAATTGTTGAGACTATGGTACattgttacaataaaatatttggtgCCCTCAAACCAGTGTTTGATGGTAGAAATAATTTGTACACAAGAGATCCTCTCCCCATTGGTAACGACAGAGTGGAACTTGAGGTGATCCTGCCGGGAGAGGGAAAGGACAGAGTTTTTCGTGTTACAATCAAATGGGTTGCTCAG GTTTCACTATTTGCATTAGAAGAGGCTTTAGAAGGACGTACAAGGCAAATCCCTTATGACGCTATCTTGGCACTTGATGTTGTGATGAGACATTTGCCATCAATGATGTACACACCAGTGGGCCGCTCGTTTTTCTCATCTCCTGAGGGATACTATCATCCCCTTGGAGGGGGAAGAGAAGTATGGTTTGGTTTCCATCAGTCTGTCAGACCAAGTCAGTGGAAAATGATGTTAAATATTGACG TTTCGGCAACTGCATTCTACAAAGCCCAACCAGTGATCGAATTTATGTGTGAAGTATTAGACATAAGGGACATTAATGACCAAAGAAAACCTCTAACAGACTCACAAAGAGTCAAATTCACGAAAGAAATAAAAGGTCTCAAGATAGAAATCACTCACTGTGGTACGATGAAGAGAAAATACAGAGTTTGCAATGTGACACGCAGACCCGCGCAAATGCAGTC ATTCCCTCTGCAGCTAGAGAACGGACAAACAGTGGAGTGTACGGTAGCTAAATATTTCCTGGACAAGTACAAGATGAAACTACGGTACCCACACTTGCCGTGCCTACAAGTTGGGCAGGAGCACAAACACACATACCTCCCATTAGAGGTGTGCAACATCGTGCCCGGACAACGATGCATTAAGAAACTGACAGACATGCAAACATCCACCATGATTAAAGCCACTGCTCGCTCAGCACCCgatag GGAACGTGAAATCAACAACTTGGTACGACGCGCGAACTTCAACACGGACTTGTATGTGAAGGAGTTTGGGCTGACGATATCCAACAACATGATGGAAGTGAGAGGGCGCGTGCTGCCGCCGCCGAAGCTACAGTATGGCGGCCGCGTCTCCTCACTAGGCGGACAA CAAGCGCTGCCGAACCAGGGCGTGTGGGACATGCGCGGCAAGCAGTTCTTCATGGGCGTGGAGATCCGAGTTTGGGCCATCGCGTGCTTCGCACCACAACGCACAGTCAGAGAAGACGCCTTGAA AAACTTCACACAGCAACTCCAGAAGATATCGAACGATGCGGGCATGCCGATTATCGGGCAACCGTGTTTCTGCAAGTACGCCACCGGGCCGGACCAAGTGGAACCCATGTTCAAATACCTGAAGTCTACGTTCGTACAATTGCAACTGGTCGTCGTGGTACTACCTGGAAAGACGCCCGTTTACG CGGAGGTGAAGCGCGTAGGCGACACGGTGCTCGGCATGGCGACACAGTGTGTGCAGGCCAAGAATGTGAACAAGACCTCGCCGCAGACGCTCTCCAACTTGTGCCTCAAGATCAACGTCAAGCTCGGCGGCATCAACTCTATCCTTGTGCCGTCGTTGCGTCCCAAG GTATTCAACGAGCCCGTGATCTTCCTGGGCGTGGACGTGACGCACCCGCCGGCGGGCGACAACAAGAAGCCGAGCATCGCGGCCGTGGTGGGCTCCATGGACGCGCACCCCAGCCGCTACGCCGCCACCGTGCGCGTGCAGCAGCACCG TATTGACGATGTGTGCAGACAAGAGATCGTGCACGAGATGAGCAGCATGGTACAAGAGCTGCTGATAATGTTCTACAAGAGTACGGGCGGGTTCAAACCGCACCGCATCATCATGTATCGCGACGGTATTTCTGAAGGACAATTTATACATGTTCTGCAACATGAACTGACGGCCGTGCGCGAGGCTTGCATCAAG CTGGAAGCGGAGTATAAGCCAGGCATAACATTCATAGTGGTACAGAAACGGCACCACACGAGGTTGTTCTGCGCCGATAAAAAGGAACAATCCGGCAAGTCCGGGAACATTCCGGCCGGTACCACTGTCGACCTCGGTATCACGCACCCTACCGAGTTCGACTTCTATCTCTGCAGCCACCAGGGTATTCAG GGCACGTCGCGGCCGTCGCACTACCACGTGCTGTGGGACGACAACCACTTCGGGTCGGACGAGCTGCAGTGCCTGACGTACCAGCTGTGCCACACGTACGTGCGCTGCACGCGGTCCGTGTCCATCCCCGCGCCCGCGTACTACGCGCACCTGGTGGCGTTCCGCGCGCGCTATCACCTGGTGGAGAAGGAGCACGACTCGGGCGAGGGCTCGCACCAGTCGGGCTGCAGCGAGGACCGCACGCCCGGCGCCATGGCGCGCGCCATCACCGTGCACGCCGTCACCAAGAAAGTCATGTACTTCGCATAG
- the LOC126376034 gene encoding protein argonaute-2 isoform X1 → MYPVGQPAPAGETSSGAVGVSGAVSAAAGTTGAAPGAASTAPTTASPAGGATATGAMSIVSPAAAPPPDLPVLTCPRRPNLGHEGRPIMLRANHFQISMPRGFVHHYDVNIQPDKCPRKVNREIVETMVHCYNKIFGALKPVFDGRNNLYTRDPLPIGNDRVELEVILPGEGKDRVFRVTIKWVAQVSLFALEEALEGRTRQIPYDAILALDVVMRHLPSMMYTPVGRSFFSSPEGYYHPLGGGREVWFGFHQSVRPSQWKMMLNIDVSATAFYKAQPVIEFMCEVLDIRDINDQRKPLTDSQRVKFTKEIKGLKIEITHCGTMKRKYRVCNVTRRPAQMQSFPLQLENGQTVECTVAKYFLDKYKMKLRYPHLPCLQVGQEHKHTYLPLEVCNIVPGQRCIKKLTDMQTSTMIKATARSAPDREREINNLVRRANFNTDLYVKEFGLTISNNMMEVRGRVLPPPKLQYGGRVSSLGGQQALPNQGVWDMRGKQFFMGVEIRVWAIACFAPQRTVREDALKNFTQQLQKISNDAGMPIIGQPCFCKYATGPDQVEPMFKYLKSTFVQLQLVVVVLPGKTPVYAEVKRVGDTVLGMATQCVQAKNVNKTSPQTLSNLCLKINVKLGGINSILVPSLRPKVFNEPVIFLGVDVTHPPAGDNKKPSIAAVVGSMDAHPSRYAATVRVQQHRIDDVCRQEIVHEMSSMVQELLIMFYKSTGGFKPHRIIMYRDGISEGQFIHVLQHELTAVREACIKLEAEYKPGITFIVVQKRHHTRLFCADKKEQSGKSGNIPAGTTVDLGITHPTEFDFYLCSHQGIQGTSRPSHYHVLWDDNHFGSDELQCLTYQLCHTYVRCTRSVSIPAPAYYAHLVAFRARYHLVEKEHDSGEGSHQSGCSEDRTPGAMARAITVHAVTKKVMYFA, encoded by the exons ATGTACCCCGTTGGGCAAC caGCTCCAGCGGGGGAGACAAGCAGTGGAGCGGTGGGTGTGTCGGGCGCCGTGAGTGCGGCGGCGGGCACTACGGGAGCTGCGCCAGGGGCGGCGAGCACGGCTCCGACCACGGCGTCTCCGGCCGGCGGTGCGACGGCCACAGGCGCTATGTCCATCGTGTCACCAGCCGCTGCTCCACCGCCGGATCTTCCGGTGCTCACGTGTCCACGCCGCCCAAATCTTGGCCATGAAGGCAGACCGATTATGCTTAGAGCGAATCATTTCCAAATATCAATGCCAAGAGGTTTTGTACatcattacgatgtcaatatACAACCAGATAAATGTCCTAGAAAG GTGAATAGAGAAATTGTTGAGACTATGGTACattgttacaataaaatatttggtgCCCTCAAACCAGTGTTTGATGGTAGAAATAATTTGTACACAAGAGATCCTCTCCCCATTGGTAACGACAGAGTGGAACTTGAGGTGATCCTGCCGGGAGAGGGAAAGGACAGAGTTTTTCGTGTTACAATCAAATGGGTTGCTCAG GTTTCACTATTTGCATTAGAAGAGGCTTTAGAAGGACGTACAAGGCAAATCCCTTATGACGCTATCTTGGCACTTGATGTTGTGATGAGACATTTGCCATCAATGATGTACACACCAGTGGGCCGCTCGTTTTTCTCATCTCCTGAGGGATACTATCATCCCCTTGGAGGGGGAAGAGAAGTATGGTTTGGTTTCCATCAGTCTGTCAGACCAAGTCAGTGGAAAATGATGTTAAATATTGACG TTTCGGCAACTGCATTCTACAAAGCCCAACCAGTGATCGAATTTATGTGTGAAGTATTAGACATAAGGGACATTAATGACCAAAGAAAACCTCTAACAGACTCACAAAGAGTCAAATTCACGAAAGAAATAAAAGGTCTCAAGATAGAAATCACTCACTGTGGTACGATGAAGAGAAAATACAGAGTTTGCAATGTGACACGCAGACCCGCGCAAATGCAGTC ATTCCCTCTGCAGCTAGAGAACGGACAAACAGTGGAGTGTACGGTAGCTAAATATTTCCTGGACAAGTACAAGATGAAACTACGGTACCCACACTTGCCGTGCCTACAAGTTGGGCAGGAGCACAAACACACATACCTCCCATTAGAGGTGTGCAACATCGTGCCCGGACAACGATGCATTAAGAAACTGACAGACATGCAAACATCCACCATGATTAAAGCCACTGCTCGCTCAGCACCCgatag GGAACGTGAAATCAACAACTTGGTACGACGCGCGAACTTCAACACGGACTTGTATGTGAAGGAGTTTGGGCTGACGATATCCAACAACATGATGGAAGTGAGAGGGCGCGTGCTGCCGCCGCCGAAGCTACAGTATGGCGGCCGCGTCTCCTCACTAGGCGGACAA CAAGCGCTGCCGAACCAGGGCGTGTGGGACATGCGCGGCAAGCAGTTCTTCATGGGCGTGGAGATCCGAGTTTGGGCCATCGCGTGCTTCGCACCACAACGCACAGTCAGAGAAGACGCCTTGAA AAACTTCACACAGCAACTCCAGAAGATATCGAACGATGCGGGCATGCCGATTATCGGGCAACCGTGTTTCTGCAAGTACGCCACCGGGCCGGACCAAGTGGAACCCATGTTCAAATACCTGAAGTCTACGTTCGTACAATTGCAACTGGTCGTCGTGGTACTACCTGGAAAGACGCCCGTTTACG CGGAGGTGAAGCGCGTAGGCGACACGGTGCTCGGCATGGCGACACAGTGTGTGCAGGCCAAGAATGTGAACAAGACCTCGCCGCAGACGCTCTCCAACTTGTGCCTCAAGATCAACGTCAAGCTCGGCGGCATCAACTCTATCCTTGTGCCGTCGTTGCGTCCCAAG GTATTCAACGAGCCCGTGATCTTCCTGGGCGTGGACGTGACGCACCCGCCGGCGGGCGACAACAAGAAGCCGAGCATCGCGGCCGTGGTGGGCTCCATGGACGCGCACCCCAGCCGCTACGCCGCCACCGTGCGCGTGCAGCAGCACCG TATTGACGATGTGTGCAGACAAGAGATCGTGCACGAGATGAGCAGCATGGTACAAGAGCTGCTGATAATGTTCTACAAGAGTACGGGCGGGTTCAAACCGCACCGCATCATCATGTATCGCGACGGTATTTCTGAAGGACAATTTATACATGTTCTGCAACATGAACTGACGGCCGTGCGCGAGGCTTGCATCAAG CTGGAAGCGGAGTATAAGCCAGGCATAACATTCATAGTGGTACAGAAACGGCACCACACGAGGTTGTTCTGCGCCGATAAAAAGGAACAATCCGGCAAGTCCGGGAACATTCCGGCCGGTACCACTGTCGACCTCGGTATCACGCACCCTACCGAGTTCGACTTCTATCTCTGCAGCCACCAGGGTATTCAG GGCACGTCGCGGCCGTCGCACTACCACGTGCTGTGGGACGACAACCACTTCGGGTCGGACGAGCTGCAGTGCCTGACGTACCAGCTGTGCCACACGTACGTGCGCTGCACGCGGTCCGTGTCCATCCCCGCGCCCGCGTACTACGCGCACCTGGTGGCGTTCCGCGCGCGCTATCACCTGGTGGAGAAGGAGCACGACTCGGGCGAGGGCTCGCACCAGTCGGGCTGCAGCGAGGACCGCACGCCCGGCGCCATGGCGCGCGCCATCACCGTGCACGCCGTCACCAAGAAAGTCATGTACTTCGCATAG
- the LOC126376034 gene encoding protein argonaute-2 isoform X4: MYPVGQPPAGETSSGAVGVSGAVSAAAGTTGAAPGAASTAPTTASPAGGATATGAMSIVSPAAAPPPDLPVLTCPRRPNLGHEGRPIMLRANHFQISMPRGFVHHYDVNIQPDKCPRKVNREIVETMVHCYNKIFGALKPVFDGRNNLYTRDPLPIGNDRVELEVILPGEGKDRVFRVTIKWVAQVSLFALEEALEGRTRQIPYDAILALDVVMRHLPSMMYTPVGRSFFSSPEGYYHPLGGGREVWFGFHQSVRPSQWKMMLNIDVSATAFYKAQPVIEFMCEVLDIRDINDQRKPLTDSQRVKFTKEIKGLKIEITHCGTMKRKYRVCNVTRRPAQMQSFPLQLENGQTVECTVAKYFLDKYKMKLRYPHLPCLQVGQEHKHTYLPLEVCNIVPGQRCIKKLTDMQTSTMIKATARSAPDREREINNLVRRANFNTDLYVKEFGLTISNNMMEVRGRVLPPPKLQYGGRVSSLGGQQALPNQGVWDMRGKQFFMGVEIRVWAIACFAPQRTVREDALKNFTQQLQKISNDAGMPIIGQPCFCKYATGPDQVEPMFKYLKSTFVQLQLVVVVLPGKTPVYAEVKRVGDTVLGMATQCVQAKNVNKTSPQTLSNLCLKINVKLGGINSILVPSLRPKVFNEPVIFLGVDVTHPPAGDNKKPSIAAVVGSMDAHPSRYAATVRVQQHRQEIVHEMSSMVQELLIMFYKSTGGFKPHRIIMYRDGISEGQFIHVLQHELTAVREACIKLEAEYKPGITFIVVQKRHHTRLFCADKKEQSGKSGNIPAGTTVDLGITHPTEFDFYLCSHQGIQGTSRPSHYHVLWDDNHFGSDELQCLTYQLCHTYVRCTRSVSIPAPAYYAHLVAFRARYHLVEKEHDSGEGSHQSGCSEDRTPGAMARAITVHAVTKKVMYFA, encoded by the exons ATGTACCCCGTTGGGCAAC CTCCAGCGGGGGAGACAAGCAGTGGAGCGGTGGGTGTGTCGGGCGCCGTGAGTGCGGCGGCGGGCACTACGGGAGCTGCGCCAGGGGCGGCGAGCACGGCTCCGACCACGGCGTCTCCGGCCGGCGGTGCGACGGCCACAGGCGCTATGTCCATCGTGTCACCAGCCGCTGCTCCACCGCCGGATCTTCCGGTGCTCACGTGTCCACGCCGCCCAAATCTTGGCCATGAAGGCAGACCGATTATGCTTAGAGCGAATCATTTCCAAATATCAATGCCAAGAGGTTTTGTACatcattacgatgtcaatatACAACCAGATAAATGTCCTAGAAAG GTGAATAGAGAAATTGTTGAGACTATGGTACattgttacaataaaatatttggtgCCCTCAAACCAGTGTTTGATGGTAGAAATAATTTGTACACAAGAGATCCTCTCCCCATTGGTAACGACAGAGTGGAACTTGAGGTGATCCTGCCGGGAGAGGGAAAGGACAGAGTTTTTCGTGTTACAATCAAATGGGTTGCTCAG GTTTCACTATTTGCATTAGAAGAGGCTTTAGAAGGACGTACAAGGCAAATCCCTTATGACGCTATCTTGGCACTTGATGTTGTGATGAGACATTTGCCATCAATGATGTACACACCAGTGGGCCGCTCGTTTTTCTCATCTCCTGAGGGATACTATCATCCCCTTGGAGGGGGAAGAGAAGTATGGTTTGGTTTCCATCAGTCTGTCAGACCAAGTCAGTGGAAAATGATGTTAAATATTGACG TTTCGGCAACTGCATTCTACAAAGCCCAACCAGTGATCGAATTTATGTGTGAAGTATTAGACATAAGGGACATTAATGACCAAAGAAAACCTCTAACAGACTCACAAAGAGTCAAATTCACGAAAGAAATAAAAGGTCTCAAGATAGAAATCACTCACTGTGGTACGATGAAGAGAAAATACAGAGTTTGCAATGTGACACGCAGACCCGCGCAAATGCAGTC ATTCCCTCTGCAGCTAGAGAACGGACAAACAGTGGAGTGTACGGTAGCTAAATATTTCCTGGACAAGTACAAGATGAAACTACGGTACCCACACTTGCCGTGCCTACAAGTTGGGCAGGAGCACAAACACACATACCTCCCATTAGAGGTGTGCAACATCGTGCCCGGACAACGATGCATTAAGAAACTGACAGACATGCAAACATCCACCATGATTAAAGCCACTGCTCGCTCAGCACCCgatag GGAACGTGAAATCAACAACTTGGTACGACGCGCGAACTTCAACACGGACTTGTATGTGAAGGAGTTTGGGCTGACGATATCCAACAACATGATGGAAGTGAGAGGGCGCGTGCTGCCGCCGCCGAAGCTACAGTATGGCGGCCGCGTCTCCTCACTAGGCGGACAA CAAGCGCTGCCGAACCAGGGCGTGTGGGACATGCGCGGCAAGCAGTTCTTCATGGGCGTGGAGATCCGAGTTTGGGCCATCGCGTGCTTCGCACCACAACGCACAGTCAGAGAAGACGCCTTGAA AAACTTCACACAGCAACTCCAGAAGATATCGAACGATGCGGGCATGCCGATTATCGGGCAACCGTGTTTCTGCAAGTACGCCACCGGGCCGGACCAAGTGGAACCCATGTTCAAATACCTGAAGTCTACGTTCGTACAATTGCAACTGGTCGTCGTGGTACTACCTGGAAAGACGCCCGTTTACG CGGAGGTGAAGCGCGTAGGCGACACGGTGCTCGGCATGGCGACACAGTGTGTGCAGGCCAAGAATGTGAACAAGACCTCGCCGCAGACGCTCTCCAACTTGTGCCTCAAGATCAACGTCAAGCTCGGCGGCATCAACTCTATCCTTGTGCCGTCGTTGCGTCCCAAG GTATTCAACGAGCCCGTGATCTTCCTGGGCGTGGACGTGACGCACCCGCCGGCGGGCGACAACAAGAAGCCGAGCATCGCGGCCGTGGTGGGCTCCATGGACGCGCACCCCAGCCGCTACGCCGCCACCGTGCGCGTGCAGCAGCACCG ACAAGAGATCGTGCACGAGATGAGCAGCATGGTACAAGAGCTGCTGATAATGTTCTACAAGAGTACGGGCGGGTTCAAACCGCACCGCATCATCATGTATCGCGACGGTATTTCTGAAGGACAATTTATACATGTTCTGCAACATGAACTGACGGCCGTGCGCGAGGCTTGCATCAAG CTGGAAGCGGAGTATAAGCCAGGCATAACATTCATAGTGGTACAGAAACGGCACCACACGAGGTTGTTCTGCGCCGATAAAAAGGAACAATCCGGCAAGTCCGGGAACATTCCGGCCGGTACCACTGTCGACCTCGGTATCACGCACCCTACCGAGTTCGACTTCTATCTCTGCAGCCACCAGGGTATTCAG GGCACGTCGCGGCCGTCGCACTACCACGTGCTGTGGGACGACAACCACTTCGGGTCGGACGAGCTGCAGTGCCTGACGTACCAGCTGTGCCACACGTACGTGCGCTGCACGCGGTCCGTGTCCATCCCCGCGCCCGCGTACTACGCGCACCTGGTGGCGTTCCGCGCGCGCTATCACCTGGTGGAGAAGGAGCACGACTCGGGCGAGGGCTCGCACCAGTCGGGCTGCAGCGAGGACCGCACGCCCGGCGCCATGGCGCGCGCCATCACCGTGCACGCCGTCACCAAGAAAGTCATGTACTTCGCATAG
- the LOC126376034 gene encoding protein argonaute-2 isoform X3 yields MYPVGQPAPAGETSSGAVGVSGAVSAAAGTTGAAPGAASTAPTTASPAGGATATGAMSIVSPAAAPPPDLPVLTCPRRPNLGHEGRPIMLRANHFQISMPRGFVHHYDVNIQPDKCPRKVNREIVETMVHCYNKIFGALKPVFDGRNNLYTRDPLPIGNDRVELEVILPGEGKDRVFRVTIKWVAQVSLFALEEALEGRTRQIPYDAILALDVVMRHLPSMMYTPVGRSFFSSPEGYYHPLGGGREVWFGFHQSVRPSQWKMMLNIDVSATAFYKAQPVIEFMCEVLDIRDINDQRKPLTDSQRVKFTKEIKGLKIEITHCGTMKRKYRVCNVTRRPAQMQSFPLQLENGQTVECTVAKYFLDKYKMKLRYPHLPCLQVGQEHKHTYLPLEVCNIVPGQRCIKKLTDMQTSTMIKATARSAPDREREINNLVRRANFNTDLYVKEFGLTISNNMMEVRGRVLPPPKLQYGGRVSSLGGQQALPNQGVWDMRGKQFFMGVEIRVWAIACFAPQRTVREDALKNFTQQLQKISNDAGMPIIGQPCFCKYATGPDQVEPMFKYLKSTFVQLQLVVVVLPGKTPVYAEVKRVGDTVLGMATQCVQAKNVNKTSPQTLSNLCLKINVKLGGINSILVPSLRPKVFNEPVIFLGVDVTHPPAGDNKKPSIAAVVGSMDAHPSRYAATVRVQQHRQEIVHEMSSMVQELLIMFYKSTGGFKPHRIIMYRDGISEGQFIHVLQHELTAVREACIKLEAEYKPGITFIVVQKRHHTRLFCADKKEQSGKSGNIPAGTTVDLGITHPTEFDFYLCSHQGIQGTSRPSHYHVLWDDNHFGSDELQCLTYQLCHTYVRCTRSVSIPAPAYYAHLVAFRARYHLVEKEHDSGEGSHQSGCSEDRTPGAMARAITVHAVTKKVMYFA; encoded by the exons ATGTACCCCGTTGGGCAAC caGCTCCAGCGGGGGAGACAAGCAGTGGAGCGGTGGGTGTGTCGGGCGCCGTGAGTGCGGCGGCGGGCACTACGGGAGCTGCGCCAGGGGCGGCGAGCACGGCTCCGACCACGGCGTCTCCGGCCGGCGGTGCGACGGCCACAGGCGCTATGTCCATCGTGTCACCAGCCGCTGCTCCACCGCCGGATCTTCCGGTGCTCACGTGTCCACGCCGCCCAAATCTTGGCCATGAAGGCAGACCGATTATGCTTAGAGCGAATCATTTCCAAATATCAATGCCAAGAGGTTTTGTACatcattacgatgtcaatatACAACCAGATAAATGTCCTAGAAAG GTGAATAGAGAAATTGTTGAGACTATGGTACattgttacaataaaatatttggtgCCCTCAAACCAGTGTTTGATGGTAGAAATAATTTGTACACAAGAGATCCTCTCCCCATTGGTAACGACAGAGTGGAACTTGAGGTGATCCTGCCGGGAGAGGGAAAGGACAGAGTTTTTCGTGTTACAATCAAATGGGTTGCTCAG GTTTCACTATTTGCATTAGAAGAGGCTTTAGAAGGACGTACAAGGCAAATCCCTTATGACGCTATCTTGGCACTTGATGTTGTGATGAGACATTTGCCATCAATGATGTACACACCAGTGGGCCGCTCGTTTTTCTCATCTCCTGAGGGATACTATCATCCCCTTGGAGGGGGAAGAGAAGTATGGTTTGGTTTCCATCAGTCTGTCAGACCAAGTCAGTGGAAAATGATGTTAAATATTGACG TTTCGGCAACTGCATTCTACAAAGCCCAACCAGTGATCGAATTTATGTGTGAAGTATTAGACATAAGGGACATTAATGACCAAAGAAAACCTCTAACAGACTCACAAAGAGTCAAATTCACGAAAGAAATAAAAGGTCTCAAGATAGAAATCACTCACTGTGGTACGATGAAGAGAAAATACAGAGTTTGCAATGTGACACGCAGACCCGCGCAAATGCAGTC ATTCCCTCTGCAGCTAGAGAACGGACAAACAGTGGAGTGTACGGTAGCTAAATATTTCCTGGACAAGTACAAGATGAAACTACGGTACCCACACTTGCCGTGCCTACAAGTTGGGCAGGAGCACAAACACACATACCTCCCATTAGAGGTGTGCAACATCGTGCCCGGACAACGATGCATTAAGAAACTGACAGACATGCAAACATCCACCATGATTAAAGCCACTGCTCGCTCAGCACCCgatag GGAACGTGAAATCAACAACTTGGTACGACGCGCGAACTTCAACACGGACTTGTATGTGAAGGAGTTTGGGCTGACGATATCCAACAACATGATGGAAGTGAGAGGGCGCGTGCTGCCGCCGCCGAAGCTACAGTATGGCGGCCGCGTCTCCTCACTAGGCGGACAA CAAGCGCTGCCGAACCAGGGCGTGTGGGACATGCGCGGCAAGCAGTTCTTCATGGGCGTGGAGATCCGAGTTTGGGCCATCGCGTGCTTCGCACCACAACGCACAGTCAGAGAAGACGCCTTGAA AAACTTCACACAGCAACTCCAGAAGATATCGAACGATGCGGGCATGCCGATTATCGGGCAACCGTGTTTCTGCAAGTACGCCACCGGGCCGGACCAAGTGGAACCCATGTTCAAATACCTGAAGTCTACGTTCGTACAATTGCAACTGGTCGTCGTGGTACTACCTGGAAAGACGCCCGTTTACG CGGAGGTGAAGCGCGTAGGCGACACGGTGCTCGGCATGGCGACACAGTGTGTGCAGGCCAAGAATGTGAACAAGACCTCGCCGCAGACGCTCTCCAACTTGTGCCTCAAGATCAACGTCAAGCTCGGCGGCATCAACTCTATCCTTGTGCCGTCGTTGCGTCCCAAG GTATTCAACGAGCCCGTGATCTTCCTGGGCGTGGACGTGACGCACCCGCCGGCGGGCGACAACAAGAAGCCGAGCATCGCGGCCGTGGTGGGCTCCATGGACGCGCACCCCAGCCGCTACGCCGCCACCGTGCGCGTGCAGCAGCACCG ACAAGAGATCGTGCACGAGATGAGCAGCATGGTACAAGAGCTGCTGATAATGTTCTACAAGAGTACGGGCGGGTTCAAACCGCACCGCATCATCATGTATCGCGACGGTATTTCTGAAGGACAATTTATACATGTTCTGCAACATGAACTGACGGCCGTGCGCGAGGCTTGCATCAAG CTGGAAGCGGAGTATAAGCCAGGCATAACATTCATAGTGGTACAGAAACGGCACCACACGAGGTTGTTCTGCGCCGATAAAAAGGAACAATCCGGCAAGTCCGGGAACATTCCGGCCGGTACCACTGTCGACCTCGGTATCACGCACCCTACCGAGTTCGACTTCTATCTCTGCAGCCACCAGGGTATTCAG GGCACGTCGCGGCCGTCGCACTACCACGTGCTGTGGGACGACAACCACTTCGGGTCGGACGAGCTGCAGTGCCTGACGTACCAGCTGTGCCACACGTACGTGCGCTGCACGCGGTCCGTGTCCATCCCCGCGCCCGCGTACTACGCGCACCTGGTGGCGTTCCGCGCGCGCTATCACCTGGTGGAGAAGGAGCACGACTCGGGCGAGGGCTCGCACCAGTCGGGCTGCAGCGAGGACCGCACGCCCGGCGCCATGGCGCGCGCCATCACCGTGCACGCCGTCACCAAGAAAGTCATGTACTTCGCATAG